CTTTCTTAAGCTCCAAGTATGGAATCTCAGGTTTGCTCACCGATGAGTTTTGAGGTGGTACTTAAAGTGAGCTGGCCACACAAATGTCCGGTCACAGCCTTCAACTGTACACTTGAGCTTCTTCTCCATTTGAGGAAGGGGCCCAGAATCTTTCGGTTGCCCATCACCAGAACCAAGGTGGACATTTTCTCCTGTAACAGAGTCACATATTTATAATCTAGGGAAGGATTCCACTCAGATACTTTGGTTCAAACAATAAAGCCACTCCTAGTGATCATTAATCACATATCGATCTTCATCTTCCCCAGCTTGCTTTGCATTCATTTAACAGAAGTGAGAGGGCTCTATATCCCCATCCCCTTACTTAATCCACAGAACTACAAAAAGCCACAAGACTAGGCCTCTTTGGCAAATGTAAGAAATATCCAAAATGGTTTCATATCAAAAAGCAGAGTTCAACCTATTTTGCATTACAGATTGGTAAGGAAGCAGGTATGTCAACACCAAAAGTGGGGTCCTACAGAAGATGACTTAAAGCTCTAGGTAATAAAAACTTGTATTTTAAGGAGAAGCCGCCAGTCTGGCTTAGCTGTGAACTTACAGTAGTAATTTCTTTTGTAGATGGCCATTCTTAGATTTCTATCTTCTGAAGTCAATTTGGCTGTTTCTATCATTCTAGAGAATAAGAATCACCTTCTAATTTCCTGTACCACCCCTCCTTAGTTACAAAATATCTAAGAATGCAAAAACTCAgctcattttcaaatttcttaccacatttttaaaagttagagatAATACTGCTCAAGTTTTTTGTTCAATAGAAtaaaaggaggggaggagaggagcatATGGTGCAGtgactttcttaaatttaaacgAAATCAGTTAActaaatctttaaataaattccagattAGCAGGTGGTGCACCCTTTCCTTCGTTTTCTTCAATTCATAGTTAGACatcaatggagaaaaacattcACAACCACTTAATTCTGTTATAAACATATGGAGTTTATCTTTCCACTACATATACATTAGGAATAAGATTCATATTTCCAAATTTCCCTCTCAAGAGCCAAGAGTAGGATAATATGTTATACATATCACACTCCCGGGAACCTGACAGTTGATCAAAGGCAGTTTCTGTCCCATCTATTAACCTTACTTTCTTCCTGCCCTACATTCTCCTTGCTGTACTTCACCAAATGCTAATCATAAAACTAATTGCTCCAAGGTCAGAGCGGAACCTAAGATGCCTTTTGCtagttaatattaattaaattgttctttttaaatattgtcccacatagtttttttgtttgtttaactgaAACATGGGTAAATTTTAAACAGCACAGAAGTGCATATACTGTAAGGAAAATTTCCCACTAACTCAAGAGCTCCAGCTAATTAATCTCTAATGAAAGGTTTATAGAAACCCATGCTAATCCAGAGATTTAAACCagtgacaggacttccctggtggcgtagtggttaagaatacgcctgccagtgtgggggacacgagttcgagccctggtctgggaagatcccacatgccacagaacaactaagcccgtgtgccacaactaatgagcctgcgctctaggacccgcatgccgcaactactgagcccatgtgctgcaactactgaagcccgtgcacctagagcccatgctctgcaacaagagaaggcaccgtaataagaagcccgcgcaccgcaacgaagagtagcccccgctcgccgcaactagagaaagcatgcacacagcaaccaagacccaatgcaggcaaaaaataaattaaaaaaaaaaaaaagtataaactgGTGACAGTTGGGGCTTCATGCATTCAATTTTGTAGATATCAATACAACGAGAACATTGATATAATCATataacagggggaaaaaaatccttcagAAAAGAGTGAGCTGTCTTGTATTTtgaatcattataaaatttcTCAAAGTGCTccctaaattattttgtttttgaatacaaagcactgtttgcagaagacagaTTAGCTTAAAATGACCTCAGCCAATGATAGTTTTGGATATTTAGAGGTCATCTGATGAAATGgtttccccctccctcaccccccaagaaaagagagagcaCGAGAGACAAAGAAACTCAACACCTTATATGGTACATGTTGAATAACACTGTAAACACGTTAAAGATCCTACAGTTATGCGGGCAAGGTCTTTGCATTTGGGATATAATTTCCAGAGAAAGTAGTACTGTATAGAGCAGGTCagtaaacttttcctgtaaagggccaaacAGCAGATATTTTTGGCTTTgagggccatatggtctctgtcacaactactcaactttgcCACAGTATCAGCCATAGACAATTAGTAATTAAAGGACATGCCTGTGTTccaatataactttatttacaaaacaggtggTTATTTGGCCCTTTGCTGACTCCTGATATACAGCAtcacacacaaaattaaaatatttctgtatttcaaCTTAGATGGAAGTGACAGTATGTTTGTGGTAATGACAGTATGTACcttatctcaataattttttgtaTTACCTTAATTGTCACAGGTTAATGAGAAAATACAGAGACAgacctaaaacaaaaaatattatggCATGCTACACAAGCAAAGGTCTTGCAGTGGTTTAGGAGTGGTGTGAATAGAGCGATGGTCCCCAAGCTTTAACATGCATCATAACCACAATGAGGGCTTACTAAAAACTtccaagtttctgattcagtaagatGAGAcctgataatttgcatttctaaattaCTGGTGATGCTGAtgatccagggaccacactttgaaaattaCTGGATAGAAAAAAAGTGGCACAGAGTAAATAGTACAGGCATGCTGAACTCAAAAGAAACCACACTATACCCTATTTggatatttaggtcttctggtgAATTGGTtccaccctccctgccctgccctgcccacctccaacCCCCCAAAAAGCAGCACTATGGTAGCTGCTAATTGCTAACTCGCCATGAGCAGCGATTTAGTTTCAGCAAAACATTATCATCTGCCACACtgccttaaaattaattttatttttattggttttatagttttatttctattaattGATAAAACTGTCTTAATTTCATAATGGTGTAAAAGCTCTAAGTATAAGGACCATCACAATAAAAACAATTCAAGATAACACCAAGATGTgcgaaaaatttttttcctttaaaaggggTTCAGTGTACTATTTAAAGCTGACAATTGAGAATGCTAGTTTAGTTGATTCTGCACATGAATCTGGCATGGCTgagttatttttcagaaaataagaaaaacaatttacatATTTCTAGCCTTCTGCTCTTACCAATAAAGTAATTTGGATTATATGCAACTCAAAATATAGCCACTGTATTACCAAAATCTCTGCACAGAATACTGGAAAGGAAAACACCACAGGGGTCTCACCATTGCTGCTGGTTTTCGCATTCTTTGCCAGCTGTGCACGAGTAGCAGCAATCAAACTGTCATGGGCCAACTCCTGAACCCGGAGGAACCATGGAATGCTACTGTCTGTGCTCTCACTGGAGAGGAAATCATTCCCTGAATCCTCTGCCTCATCTTGTACAAATACTAAGTGTTCGGCTGAAGAGCCCAGACCTGGAAGAAACAAAGAGGATATATGAAAGTTAGCCATCAAGTAATCCTTTGATTGGCCCTGGCTCAGAAACTCTGTGTCCTGATCAGCTATTCCAGACTTTCACCTCTCACCTCAAGCTTCTGTTCTCATACAAGATTAGGTTATCACCTTTCCACTCCCAGCTGACAGGCTGGTCTTTATCTTACCTACTCCTGTTTCAGAGGCAAAACGGTCTTTCCTAGCAACCAGGCTAACCCTCACCTCTAGGATCCCAATCCTATCTTTTAGTTTTCTCCTCTCCCAACCTCAACCCATTCCTCCTTAGTGGCCACCTTACAGCTTCCCTTTCAGCCTTTCAATCTGTCCAAGCTCAAGTCtctcccaactttttttttaaagaatagaaaatcCCAAGTATGTCTCTAAATATCACCTTCTCACCTGTTCCTTCAAAGTCATGTTTCTTGAAGTTTCTTAACTTCTAACTTGTGTATCTACTTTCTCACCTGCTGTCCATTCCCTATCTCTTTAACCCTAAGCTCCACCTCTACTACCTCAATAACAATTGCTCTGGCTAAGTTTGCCGGACATACACTTCCCAGTCCTCATCTCACTGGCCCAGTATGTGGTATTTGGCATGATTCTgtaccttttcttctttaaaacgtTTCCTTCCTTGGCTCCCCCCACatcattctcattttgttttcttgagaTCCCTCTCTCTAGAAGCTGCTTCCCATTCTTCTGTTaccctcttaaaattttttttcagggtCCCAGATTtgccttcttttctgtttatgcTCCAGACTACTCCTGAATCAAAGAATCCATGCTCATTGTTTCATACACTTCCTGAATGCTGATAAGCACTAAAACTACTTATTTCACAACAGACCTCTCTAGAACTCTGGATTCCTGTTTCTAACTCTCTAAAGGACACCTCCTCCTAAATGTCCCTGTGAAATCTCAATATCAACAGGCACAAATTGGAACTAATCATTCTCCCGCAGCCCTATTCTTCCTGTGTGCACTATCTTGGTGAATGACACCACTTAATTTCccaaacaaaaaatttttgagTCACCTTAGAGTCTGCCTTCTCCCTCTACATACCCAATTGATCACCAAACGACACCAATTCtccaaaataattaaagaatagTTTCTTTCCACTTTAAATATGACTAAGTTAACTATTCCCTGTTCcccagttttttttcttaagcatgAGCAGAAGTCAGAAAAGGGTAAAGAATACCTGCTCTTGTTAGgttaagaagaataaaagaagtgCTATCACTTGGCTGTAGATCTTGCAACAAGCTAGGAGACTCTGGAGTGGACAAAAACTCCGGAGACTTCTGTACGGTCTGAGCCCTCGTCTCTTCTCCGTCTGGACCCACATTCACCTGAAGGCTTCTCAACACAGCCGAGGAAGGAACCTCCTTGGAGGAGTTAGTATGATTTGGAGTATCATCTAGTAAAGGGAAAATACCACAGCTTTATGTAGCACCTATCTCCAAGGAGTTCACCATTTTGATATATGGTACCTAACACCTTTGTAACATTCCTTAGTGGTACCTAACACCCTTGCAACATCCCTTAGTATCTAACACCCTTACAGGAGCAGacagcattttcattttataaatacaaaatctgcctcagaaaagaagagagagtgaAAGGCAGCTAAAGGCTGTCAACCAAATGTTGAGGGGCGGACTCCTCTGATGGTCGGTGGTAACTAATACAAACCATCCACATTTGGACATTATAGACCTTTGTCCTTTTGAGGCCCCAAATCAGTATATTTCCCTTGAAAAATATAGTTACACAATGAATACAAACTCAAGAACAGGAtctaaattttaaactatttttcttgGGAAAAGATACCTCTCTCTAATTTTTATAACATGTATGTGACAGTTCGGGTGAGTCATTAGGGGAAAAATCACAACCTGGGATATAACTGAAATTGTATAGAATCATGAGTATGTTTCATTATGGTTCTGGGTTTATACCAGATGTAAAGAAATAATTCAGAAGACTTGCTTCTAGAACTTTATTCTAAGGGAGGGGATGAATTTCCAAAGGTTTTAGTTGCAATATAATGAAGAACTGCCAAAAGTGCTAAAGCATCCGATGTTTTCAGGGGTTTCATTCATCTTTATAGAAGGCAGgttacattattttcttctttcaaggAGATAACAGGTAAGGTTATAGAAATAAAGTGGAAGCCTAGGGACAGCACTGCCATTCCAAAGCCTAACGaagttgtacaacaaagtgaatgaaTTTAATGCCACACAACTGGTTAAATGGTAAATTTAACTGGTTAAAACGGTAAATTTTATATACACTTTACCACAAAAAAACTGTTCttaaagttcatagcagcactgtttgtCATAATACAACTCTGGAAAATAACTACATATTCATCAGCTGTGgcatggaaaaagaagttgtggtatactCATATAACAGAATACTATATAGCAATGAAACCAAACAAACCAGAGCTACACACAAGGATGAATCGCACAAACATAAAAGGTGCAACAAGATACattcatatgattccatttatttaaagtcCAAAATCAGCTAAAATTAGACTTGGGTGATTAAACTTGGAAAACAAAGAACgaattttcaaaaaattgagggcaaaaaaaaaaaattgagggcaGTGGTGACCTATGGAAGAACAGAGGTTGCTTTAATCATGAAGGAACCCATGGAGGGCCTGGAAGCTGGCAACGTTCTACTTCTTGATTGGGTGGTGCTATCTCCTTTATAATAATTCTTCAAAAGGTATATCCATATAgttttgtgcttttctgtgtctATCACATATCccaactaaaaagaaaacatgtaggTCATGCATGGAATGATTCACACATATCTGGGAGGAAGGGGAATGAGATTAGGGAGGTATGTACAAGATACATTTGTGTTTGTAACACTACGTTTCATGGGCTGGGAAGTGAGTACATGGGTTTTCATTTACTATTATCTATAACTGgttgtcttaaaatattttaaatcaaaattaaaactaaaagaagGTAATGTAGAAAAGAAGATGGATGCTTTtgttcctgttttcatttcctttattattgtcaaaatatttattcaataaattaaaattgggagagaaaattcaggaaaaaaagcctaATGAAGATCAAATTTTATTAGCACatggaaattttcacatattgaaatTCCATGGATTTGGAAACACTCCCAACACACCAGTAGAAAAATGGGACTTGAGAGATCAAAGATGTGGGAAAGACAGGAGCTAGACAGAGAAACCTTAAATCAACACTGGTTGGTTGAATGTATCTGCCCTTAAGTCActtcaaaaatcaaaaaagaacacCACTAGAGGATAGTAACCAGAAGACTTTATAACAAATAAGTTGTCACCAATAGGTGACCCTCCCCTGATTTAACATTAATattccaaattttaaatatttcaatttctagaaaataaagaatctattgcatccaaaaataatgttttccttCCTAATAGTCAAGTGATAGGATCTCCTTCTTCTCATCCAAAGCTAATCTCACTACCCATGCTCAGCATTCTACTTCCTTCTACCTCTCCTGGAGCCTCCTCACCAATCATCTACTCTTTGTGTTTGCAGCTTCTCTAATGGACTCTTTCCTCTTAGTATAAAACCACCCTCTAATATTTCGGATCTTAAAAAAGAACTCTTCAATGTACTTTAtgtccttctctttttccttcccataGCAAGACAGCCTTTAGAAAGTATAGTTACTTCCTCAACTTGCACTGATACCTCAACCCACTGCATCCTGGCTTTCCACTCCCTCTCCAAGGAGCAGGTCCTGCCTAGGTCAACAATGACCTCACTGACCCTATCTCATTGGGACAGCCCCTGTCTCACTGGGCTTCTTAGAAGCATTTGTCACACTTGACTATTCCCTTGGGTTCCATGCCTGCACTCTATGCCAGTATTCCCCCTATTGCTCtagcctttctttcttccctccttcacagGCTCTCCTGCCTCACCCCATACCTTGAATAGGGAGTTCCACGCAGTTCTGCCTTGGCCTCCTTTTCTTCTCACTCTCACTCTATGGGTGTTCATAACCATTCCTATGACTTAAACTACcaatgcagggaattccctggcggtccaggggttgggactccacactctcagtgccaagggcccgggttcaatccctggtcggggaactaagatcccacaagctgtgcggtctggccaaaaaaaaattttttttttaaataaataaactaacaaTGCACTTATGACTCCCATGGTTGCTTTTTCTCCACAAGTCCTAATTTTTACAGTTTCTACCAGTCAGTTATAAAGTCAGTTATCACATTCCACCAGTACCACAGAGAAGGCTAAGCTCTTAAGACTTGTTTATCTTATCTCTGGTGATCTTAATTTTTACCTGGTAACATTAGCCGACTGCATTCTGAGGCCTCAGTCACTGGAAGGAGGGACAAGCAAGTAATGTCTTTAGCTTCTGATTCTACTAGCCCCTGTCCCAGTGGGATGGACGTATTCTGAACAAACTGTACCAGCAgctgaaggggaaagggggggatgtGGAGACAACAAATAATACAGGTTATTATGAATGGATCTAAACCTCTGAATTTACCAAAAGGCAATAATGTAATTAAGTCTTGATTGCTCACTAGTCTCAACCTTATTCATAGAAAAACTAGATTaactacaaaataatattttaactcatttttatCAAGTGTTCTAGATAAAAATTGAATCATATAATTAATTTCTATCACCTTCCATAAAACAGAGAAATGataaaagtaattatatttttaaatggtggctATTACATATTCAACTGCATTGTactgattatattttataaagcacTCTTCTGTGTATAGGCTCTTTTAATCCTCACTGTAACTTAGTGAgattaaacatgtattttaaagacAAGGAATCAAGTTGAAGACACTAAATGACTAGTCCAAGGTCACATTACTAGTTAGGAGCAATGTCAGTCTTCATACTTAGGTAACATGATTCCAAATTCAGTGATCTTTCCACTAAGCAACAcacatgttctaaaattaaaatgagaaaagtgaataaaaattttagatgttTAAATCCCCTaatcacatttaaaaagaaaacacttttagatatatacaaaattaataaaaaatggtTTGTGGtagtaaatattacatatatgtcatatacataaattttgtcattatgtaaatgtataataatttacatttatttaaataacaagcataaaaagtcataaaaggtaagaactgaattttaaaatttttgagaaagtacttagtaacagaaaaataataaactagtAGTTACAACCAaaaccatatggcccacaaaacctaaaatatttattacctggc
The genomic region above belongs to Phocoena phocoena chromosome 2, mPhoPho1.1, whole genome shotgun sequence and contains:
- the ZNF410 gene encoding zinc finger protein 410 isoform X3, whose amino-acid sequence is MLSDELESKPELLVQFVQNTSIPLGQGLVESEAKDITCLSLLPVTEASECSRLMLPDDTPNHTNSSKEVPSSAVLRSLQVNVGPDGEETRAQTVQKSPEFLSTPESPSLLQDLQPSDSTSFILLNLTRAGLGSSAEHLVFVQDEAEDSGNDFLSSESTDSSIPWFLRVQELAHDSLIAATRAQLAKNAKTSSNGENVHLGSGDGQPKDSGPLPQMEKKLKCTVEGCDRTFVWPAHFKYHLKTHRNDRSFICPAAGCGKSFYVLQRLKVHMRTHNGEKPFMCPESNCGKQFTTAGNLKNHLRIHTGEKPFLCEAQGCGRSFAEYSSLRKHLVVHSGEKPHQCQVCGKTFSQSGSRNVHMRKHHLQMGAAGSQEQEQTEVLAEGSPRPLSSVPDVTHHLVTMQSGRQSYEVSVLTAVNPQELLNQGDLTEGRT